The genomic window ATTTCAGAGAAGCCATAATGTATCAGTTTGATGTATTTGACTAGAAATCATGAATTGAggtaaccatatatatatatatcatgcttTATTCCACATTTTGAAATTAAAAATTAATCCTCATCATCACCATTATATTTTTTCCATGACAAAGATCAAATTTCTTGAAATATCAAGCTCACTTGTCATATTATTAATTAAACCACATGTATGGTTGACATACAGTCCAAGCAGGACCACTTTTGTCCTAGTGAGTGCTAGAAGTTGGTGTAAAGTGATAACTCACCTAGTGCAAAGCGCAACACATGCTTATACAAGGTGAAATATGACCATTTGTTTTCAAAACATTTTCTGTGCAAATCACTTTTTTTATTTTATCTTATGCGACATATGCGACCAAAGCATACATGGACGGCAAAGTCCTAGAGTGTGTGTTTAATAGGAATCCGATTTCTCGAAGAAACGTTTCATGAGTGAAAATGATTCTGATTCTCAAATTTGGCTTATCCAATTCTTGATTCTATGTTGAATCCAAAAAATACTGATGGTTCCGAATCCCGAATCCCATAATCATTTGGCGAGGATTCTCTTCTCCCATGTAGCAATTTTCAGTGGTAGGGATTCTTACTGTCTGGAGAGAAACACTCTAGAAAATCCCTATCGAACACACCCTATCTATTGTATAGTGGAATGTTTCAAGATCACATAACACCCGACTTTTCAACCCAAATTATAATGAATCTTCTATCTCCAACCATTTAATTTCTACCGTATTATTCTTTATGGCAACAAGCTTAAGCACGAATGACACCCATCTCGTCGAGCTTCCTCATCCCTTGCACTCCCCATCGCCAGTTCAACATGCTAACCTAGCTTTTAGGGCTATCACTGTGACACCCTCGCCATGACATCAGTACACCTCCCAattggcctcctcctccacctcctgcgCTCAATGATCGTCGCCACCTCACCACTCCACCCTGCACCTCCCACCTCTGCCAGACCGGGTTGTCACCACCGGTCCTCTCTTTAAGGTCATAGTATCAGTGAAAACACCACTTCTTAAATTAACCCCTAAACCCTTGTAAAACCCTAACCTCACCAGAGTGGAGGAAGATGATCGGAACTCAGGTGTGGTGCAAAGGACGTCTATGGTTGGAATATGATCGAATGCCAAAAAATTCTAGTGTTGACGAGTCTCAAATCAATTAGTTGATGTGTAGTTTTTTTATTGACCCGTTTTATCCCTTTTTTCGCAGATGAACCATAATCCTAAGAGGAACTTTTAGAGCCTCTCAAAATTTCAGCCTTTATATCTCTATTTGAATAGTCATTTCATGAATTCTTTGTATATATCTCTAACATGTTTCCAACGGACTCTCTAAGTTTCATTCATTCTCTATATTCCAATATGGCTTACCATAAATTTTCTTTTGTGAAAAATATTCACGAGAGAACTGCCATATATTTATTTTAGAGGGTGATGTAGCCTCTCCATAATGGAGAGCGAGAAGGGGGTTTTGAATAACGGAAAAGACAGTGAGTGGTTTAAAGTCTATTGGGagcatgattttttttatttgttgtctAAATTTTGTGATAGAAAAAACCATGCAAaaagtctcttggagatgctctaagaagTTACTACAAGACAAACACAGTAATACTACCTTAAACTAATTGGCTGTTATTCAAGTGCTGAGAGTGAGAGTCTCAAACCAATCGGTTGTTGTTTAGTTGTTTTTGACCCGGTTTATGTTTTCTTTTTTCTGATGAACCCTAGTCCTAAGAAGTAACTTACTACGAGACAAACGAAGTAACACTACCTGCTAAACTAAAGCTAAGAATAATAAAGTTGCATTTTTCAATGTATGCAGAGAAGCAGTAGCAGTAGTACTACTACACTTAGGGTCGTTGAACTACCGACTGATCATGATCAGTTGCACCAGAATTATCTGACGCAATGCCGGAAGACCGCCTAACGACTGCGGCCGGTTAAGCTCAGCTGCAGCAGCTCCGGTCAGAAAGCCAGCCGAAATTCTCCCCTCCGATCCCCTTTCTTTCCAAACGGTTTATATATACACAGCCCACATATCCCCATCCTTTCCACTACTCATCAGCTTCCTCAGCTCAGCTCAGCTATCTTTCCCCTCTCTGCAAGCTTGCGGCTTGCCCAACCCAATAAGCTAGGCAAGCACTCACCACACACTCTCTAGTAGCTAGCCAAGCTAGCCGCCCCTCGCACGCGTGCGCACCAGCATCTATCATCAGCTAGCCAAGAAACGGAGCAGCAGATCGATCGGCCGACATGGGGGATCACGCTGAGATGTTGCATGCCGCTCCAGCCATGTACAACGGCGTCGGCGCCGGCGCTGCCCCTCATGGCGGCTGGTGGAATACGGCGGTGCCCGCGACGACGTGCTCGACGGAGCTGGCCGGGTTCACCACGTGGTCGTCCGCCCTGGCTGCTAGCTACGACCTGGCGGCCGAGGGGGCAAAGGTCAAGAGCGCGGCCACCACCGCCTCATCGGAGTCGCCCGGGAACAACAGCTCCGTGACCTTCCAAGAACCGGCCGGCGTCACGGATCCTGCCGGCGTCGGAACCGCCGTGGTGCAGCAGCCTCTTGCTGGTTACACTGACTGGACCCATCCCTATATGTAAGTCTGATTGTATTAATTCTCATAGAATATAGGCTCGATTGGGTGGCCAGAAAATATATCTTAATTTATAGCTAGTATTTATCATATGATGATGTAGAAATACTATCACATGGCTCTGAaatctatgtatatatatgcgTTCGAATACAGGAGCAGTGGCGCTACTACTTTGCATGGGTTTCTGCAAGATGGTCACCAGCAGGACATGAGCTCAACAACTGAGCAGAGCCTCATGACGGCATCAAGCCTGATGAACCCTTCATCCAATAACCTAGACCTGGCCCTGCAAGGTCaccatcaccaagagcaggaccACCAGCAGATGCTGTCCACCTTCGGATCCGAGCTGCTCCTGTCGCCGACCTCGCCCTACGGGCTCCAGTCGTCTCTGCTAAGAAGCCTCATGGAGCcgacggctgcggcggcggcgaagtCGCAGTCTTTGCCGGGGTACCAGCAGTATGATCAGTACCAGCAGATGGGCATGGGCCAGGCGAGGTTTGCACCGGCCGGTGCTACCAGGGAGGCACTCCAGTTCACCAATGACGCGCCGTTCTGGAACCCTTCTGCTGCTGGGTTCGGcgtgccgccggcgccggcggcagcTGACCAAGCTAGCAGCGTACGCTCTGTCAAACCATCGCCGGCGGCGCGCACTACAGCAACCCTTGCATTAAAGGTAGGTATACATATATACACATCTAAGGACTAAGATGCAAACATTTACTTCAAGACAACGGCAACATTGGCTAGCTAGACCTAGACGTAATGAGTAACCTTGGTGTGGTTATGTCTGTGTAGACTGCGTTGGAAGGAGTAGGAGAGTCTGCTAGCTCAAtcatcaccaagaagaaggcGAACGGCGAGCCGGCCTTCAAGAAATCTAGGCTCGAgacgccgccgccgttgccaacGTTCAAGGTACGTAGTAGAgaaacctagctagctagctctatTTTACCCACGGTGAAGctgctagtagtagtagtactcaACTTGCATTGGTTTTCTTGAACGAACTTCACCTCATTACATATATTTTTTGATGTTGATGTTTATCTATAGAacatgcatatgcatgattgAAATTAAACCCCAGATGGATCTTAGTCTTAGATAACTGATGAAGTTGTGCATCATTTTTCATTCGTGCAATGCATTTCAGGTTAGGAAGGAGAAGCTAGGGGACAGGGTCACTGCACTCCAACAACTAGTCGCTCCTTTTGGAAAGGTGAGGGAGGCTAGCTTTTGATGACTACTGATGACTATATTACAAACAAAGCTAGTGCTCGGAACTACTCCTACGTTCCAAAATAGAAGTTATTTTCACTTTATGAGAAgttattttttttaactttgaccaattatatataaaaaaatattaatattataatacataattaatataaTTTGATAGATTGTTGAatgtactttcataataaacttatttagagataaaaatgttgcacacattttctacaaatctagtcaaagttgagaaagtttgatttACACGTATCCTATAACATCCTTCtttttgagacggagggagtatgtagtACTGCCAACATCTAACATCTTCCGTCCCTGCAAAAGACATGTTCCTTTTCTCCTCCTTTGGAGATCTAACCTCAAATCTACGCCATGTTTGCTTGGtttataagccatatttttttagccaacgaacaatatttttctcttacaacaaatcagccgtacttttttagccaacgaacaatatttttctctcacaacagatcagccaacagtactttcagccatggtttatctgccaagcgaacatggcataTATGCACAATCTCTTAAAACCTGCTTATTTCTCGATGCGCGTGCAGACGGATACGGCATCGGTGCTCCATGAGACCATCGAGTACATCAAGTTCCTCCACGACCAAGTTGGTGTAAGTGTTTGTGTGCGTGTGCGAATACTACCGTGATTCCACACCATTAATCATAGCACATCTGAAGCCTGAAGCACCGGCTCTCGCACGTTTTCTACACACGAATCATCAGAAGGGGACTGATCGATCGACCAGAGCTAGCTGCATTGACATTGTGTTGTTTGCGCCTTGTTTTCTGCAGGTCCTTAGTGCTCCATACTTGAAGAACAACGGCCATCATCAAGGGCCCCACTTGAAGGTAGGTACCAGTGTCACTGTGCAAGCGTGCATGCTAGCTGCATGCTTGCTTGCTCTCCTTTTCATTGTGATGGATCATGGTACTTGCTGAACTGAATCAACTGTTCAAGTGTGCTGATGGCTTTATATGCGTGCGTGCGTTTGGTTTCAGAGCTCAAGTCCTGACAAGTCCAAGGACGACAGCCATGCCGGCGAGGTATCGCTCAAGGGCCGGGGGCTGTGCCTGGTCCCGATATCGAGCACGTTCGCGGTAGCCAGCGGTGCCCGTCGACTTCGTGTGGAGCACTCCATTTGCTGCCAACTTTAGGTAGAAGAAGACGTACTCCAAAGCTCTGATCAGAGGCGTCGAACGAGCAACTAGCTAGCTACCACAGATCGATCGATCGACCTGGCCTGATCATATATATCCATGTTTCTTAGTCTAGTTCTAGCAGTGTATGGTCATGGTTCGTTATCTCTCGTAACTGTAGTACTAAGCATGCAGCAGCTCTGGCAATGAAAAGGGATTGCAGACTGAGCTTGCTTACTAGCTAGAGATGAACCTTTGGAATGAGTCCTTGAAGACTTGGATTCATTCTCCAGGTTCATCTATCCATCATCAGGGAATAAGAGATCATCTAATATATATTTGAGAGGACACAACAACTCTCTACTGATCGTCATCAGCTTCTAATTATGATTGGTTGTTAGGTTGCATCATTGGGTAGTTGAGGAAGGATTTGTTAAAGATCGATGTGTGTAATGGTATCTAGTTTAAACTAGTGACGATGGAATGGATCAAAGTGTGTAGCAGGTTTCTATTGATTGTACTACCAAATAAAAAGTGGCATCTCTTTGATTGATCGGAGCACGCTTTTGGCTAGCTTCTCTTTTGAATCTAAACCACATATATATTTTGATATTACAAGTATCAGCTTCAAGAATTTGTGCAGATGTGCCTTTTGAGGTTAAATTATTCCAATTCCGTAGTGGATATCAGCGCATGCTTAACTTTTGCATAGGCATATATATTCTGCTGCAGTACGTTTTATATCATGATGTGGACACGTACTACACAAATGCATATTAATTGATGTAAGACTGTAAGAGTATACGTCTTCTAATGCACAAGTTTGTGCTCTTGGTCTCTTATAGTATATCACATCTCTATACTAAGTAAACTAATACCGATTATCAGTTTTCTAATAAAATGGCAATGCTACCCAAGCAAATAGGAGTAGTTCTCTTCATTTCGGTATGGAGAACTAACTCGATGGAAAGCTCCAGCTTGATCTGATACGTCGGATTACTGCATAAGTATAAGACGCTTGTATGTAATATATAATCTCCGACAAACTAGTTTTGCATATGCTGATCATATCATATACTCCCTatctgtcccaaaataagtgttgtTCTTATTTTTCGAGGAGTCAAACACTTTTAACTTTGAgtaataaatatataaaaatattaatatttatagtacataattagtatcagtAAATAaatcattgaatctattttcatactaaacttttttgaagataaaaatattgataatattttctacaaatctagtcaaacttaaaaaagtttgaccggCATGAATACCATGATGGCACTTATAttttgggacgaagggagtaaCATATAACTTTAGCAAAAGAGTATATTTTATGACCTTCTTAATGAAATACTACCTAATTCTTCCTAGGTTGGATCTCTTTTTTTAAAGAATGTTTTATGATAAGAAATTTGCTTGCCATGGCCTTGTGTGTACTGTTACTGTGaccagggttcaaaatttcgaTGAAATTTCGCGAATTTCGGTGGTGGacaaaagaaaaatctgaatttttgtaatacactaatacataTGCTATATAAATCTAGACTCATATTTTCTATTGTTTATGTTGCATATTCTTCTActcaatagatgtgtagtcataaatcatgcaatatttgtttagatctattttttttgaaaaaaatatacTTTATGTGAAATTTCGGCGAAATTTAgccaaatttcatgaatttcgaTAACTTCGGGGGTGGCTGAAATTTTCTACTACCGAAATTGAAAACCCTGACTGTGAATGATTAGATAAACATCCATCAATTCTATAATAGTGGGGACAGAAGCATTTAAAATTTGTCCCCCAAATATAAGGGATTGGGGATATATTTTAGACTCCATGCATTTTTTTCTTAAACATGTAGGAGAGTTGCACACCGTGAAAGGGCATGTAGAGTCTTAGTAACACCTTAGGTTCTCCGTGGTAGGGGACGTTCTTATCGACAACGagacgcctgtggtgacttcgtctcATAGGGGTAAGGTTTGCATGCGTGTGTTTATAGGGTTGAGTGTGCGTGCGTTGTGAATATTGTTACTTAAAGTTAGATTAGTAACACCAAATCTGCATTTGTTGACGTGTGTAAAGATGCAGTGCATTGTATCTTTAACTGAATTTTGAAGTTTGAAGAAAATGAACTGACTTTTCATTTTTCAGACTTTAGCTTGTTTTCACTTGCATGAATGAAACATGAAAGATACATGTACTAACATGCGGTTTGACCGTTTGACGCTCTTGAGCTAGTGAAATGGTAAACCCAATACGGTGAACTCATAATGCAATCATATGCAAGAACAGTTCAACTCCACCAGTCTTGCAGGAGACCGAAGTACAATTCAGCACTTCTTTTTCTTAGTTCTTCGATGGCGTGATCAACACCTACAAGCTACAAGACATGACTGTTGAAATGGAAAATTTCTTTGAGACCATCATCTTTTGAAAAAGAATTTCTGAACAAATGGGGCACTATAACCAAAGCAATTAGGAAATCGTGAGCAACGGCTGTTGGACCCTACTTTTTTCAGAAAATACCCAAAAATAGACCCCACAACACAGATAGCtcctctcttggagttgctctaagatcTCAGAGTTTTCATGACAGGCTAAAATAAGCTACAAATTAAAACCATGCAAACGAACCAGTGATTCAGCTAGTTACAAGGTGTTTTCTTCAGAGTATTAGAAAACCTAGTTTGATATTGCTACTTGTGGAACGGAAAATATTTTCTGAATGAATCGGAGAAAGATGCAGCGTCAATACGAAAACTAAAAACTTGAATGTGGTTTCTGAAATTCAGTGGAAGTGTCTTTGCCTGTGTTAGACacttagtgtcgggttcataTACCCGGgatccctcgcggaccggcttcccaacaaaggctcggcccaagcagacaacgcgcaactcatgggccgacccaagtatctaaacaacaggccagaaagagcaatccaatcaccgaccagaaggtctggccgaggaggagcggcgcccgttttccgactccggcccacctctccgaccggagtgctcacttcggtctccagcccgcctccagacggcctctccgactagaaggcctggccaaagcactacttccgactccgaccccatgtctccgaccggggaacgccaaaaccctgctcactactcttctccgactggcgcaatcagagtcaactgggaccaaccgaccgggaatGCCcgttcggtaaggaccaggaaacagacagagaaagtaagatagggcgcacaagtcaaacctcaATACCGGGGACCATACTCTGTACACCtgtagaaacagtactctgcaatctccttggcacaacagagcccaaacagtgttgtaggcgtcgatattttcccctatagtattatgggcgccattaactcccatacggtgaggccccccacatgcctctggacatcgacagtgttgtgggcgccggctttTACCGTATCGGACAAACATGGTAAAAACCCtttgcatgcctccaggtatcaatAGTTTGGCAGGCGTCGACGTCTGCCATACtcgaagaagacaacaccacctcccacgtgcatctgacatttaatagtattgtgggcgcctaccatcaaacgcttggaatagctatgtcgttTCTTCTCCTAAAaatcagtcttaccattgtttacttagcgtttgctcctataagagcactctgacccgaacactttttggcccgggtcgctcgggggctccacgagggtgcactactacctctctttttcatttactatcatatggtgaaactccttcctacctaaacaaaagggtagttcattcctttaaattgccttatgtagctttgctttaaaatattctaaccgatcgcaccccgcctgtacctatggttacgagcagctgagcctcgtgggccacgccccgggctcctaaggttgcagcctatgggacgaacgggcaagtacgagaaagaaagaataaaaaacaaaattatgctaaggcaAAACTAAGGAACGGAAGAGACAAGCTTCcctgaacggagtgactccatcacaaaaaacaaaaccgattgtagtcattgagtacacaagaacgtttacatgggggctcccccacgaacttaaaactTTTTACAtatactaaactacttatactttacaagctattggggtgGCTTGGCAGCATCTGCTGTCGGTACGACCGGCGAAGGctcgggctgctcactccccgatgGGACCACATTCAGCTCGGCTAAAGGCGGGACGATGTCCACTTCCGACCCAGGCTCCGTGCCATCCGTAGGCTAGGCGACGTCCTCCCGACGcacgcttctggccatgtcttcatgatggacatccatcacccactgcacaaagacttgctctgccaccaaccttgcatgcggcagcaagctctcctcgAGTGATTGGATATCCTTCGACGCTCCATAGAACAACCCACTTGTGATAAGGCCCGGACCTCATCCAGGACTTCCACCAGCTGGACGGCGGACGCACTAGTACTTGGCGTCGACCTGAAGACCTCCGAGATGACAAGCTGGGAAACATtacggatctggtcaagttcccccttgagagcacatcgctcttcaagggacttggccagctcctctgcattccGGCCAAAAGTCACCTTGACTGTCTCCAAGTCCCGCTCTAATGACTTCACCTTTCCgcccagctctggaagaagggcgacaagctcagaaacaggctgaaggaagaaaccaaTGTGACGAAAAATAGAAAGGGTACGTACCAAGGCGGAaattctcaagggtggagaattcctccacctatcgggccacctgctcgcgcagccgggcgctcgcctcctctgtccccatcacccggccctaaagcgcgagcacttcctagtcCACCTCCGACTGGGCCTTTCGCTCCAACTCTAGGGCCTTTCGCGCCGACTCTAGGGTGTTCCGCTCCGACACCAAGGCGCTCagctctgactcaagggtctccagGGATTTTTGGAGCGCCACATCGGTGTCCGCCAGGGATTTCCACAACCCCGCCTCGGTCTTCGCCTGGCGAGCCTTCGCCacctcaagcccccgctcggcGATGGTCGCCCGCTCCGCTGCACGCTGCTCCTCCGCCCACACCGCGGTCACCTCGGtcgcccggtcctaggactcacggcgggcgaactctagctgacgctcaagaTTAGCCACCCGGGCATGCTCCATCCAAAGGAAGCGGGACTTACGAGACGACATCTCCTTTAGACCCTACAAAAATgaaaagcaagcatgctgaggcaaccaacaagagactcAGAGGTCGAGGACAAAtatgggaaactcacctccacgaCGAGCTATAGGTCAACCTTGACTAACTGCTGggtggacttaacccgctcctaggcATCCTCGAGCTTCACCAATAGGTTGGCGAGTTTGGACTCCATGGCAAGTCCTTTCCCcgcaaggatgtcctagagctgagactcctaggaatcccgaaggacgaaccgcacctttgatgggtcctcagggtagggccactctagatCACCCTCCAGTAGCCCACTGGAGTGCCCAGCCTCCGACTGAACCACCGCTAGCTCCTGCAATGGCACCGGCAGCTCCACCGCGTCATCCGCTTCATCAacggatgggatctccaccacctcggttgtgCAGGCCATCGACGGGCATTCTAACTCCGTCCCGGCCATGTCTTCCCCCAGCACCTTTAGCTCTGACCAcgagggtgagccatgcagccctccGCCCGATGTGGTAGGGGTCTcggtctccttctcctcttccaccgtggctggtggaggaggggccataaGGGACACCACTAGCGAAGCCTCCACCGTCACCACTGGGATCACCGCCAGCACCATTGCCCCCCATGCCGCCGTGCTAGCAACTGACCCGGGGAGCACCACCCCTGGAAGGGAAGGGTTCACCGCCACCATCCTATTCCCCCCGCCGCTCGCCGTGACAtgctgcagggtgggcctccaaacctcctgcaccgaagttggggcaaTGCTTAGCCCCATCATCGTCTGGCCACTCAcaaaaagtataggtcagtcgtactccaaaaagactcaacagcaaaagaccgaaaagaaacaaagaaaaacataacGGGAGGTAAGCGGCACGACTCTAAAACCAAGACCTTGGCGGGGCATCCTCATGCTGTGAGTCGCGCACTAGCACTGGCTCCGGCGACGCACGGGTGCAGGCCTACTCCTCTAACCGCTTGGCCTGCTCGGCCACGCCCGTAGCAGGCTGGGACGAGACTGGCGATGCCAccaaggggcgcggtgaccgtgTCCGCTTCGCCTCCTGTTCGTCGACGACATCTGCGCTCGTAGCATGCTTCCTCAGCACGGGAACCTCGGCGCTCCTCTCCGCCTCTTGCTCACCGCTAGCAGACATCGCCGTAGGGTCAcaatgctccaccgaggtcacaacaacctctcaactttcctcctccttggagaaaaccatgtcatccacatctatGGGATCCTTTGACTCGAGCTCAGACTCGATGTCGCTCTTATTTTCCTCAGCCTTCACGCGCCGGgtaatctccttctccttcttatacTTCCGCTGAGCCACCTCGGCTTTCTTTTCTTCCTAGCGTCCGCTGCCTCTTTCTAGGTGGCCTGCCGAGCCGCGCCCTCCAGCCCCTTcggaaggtgcggccgggaccTGTAAGCATCAAGTCCCTATGAAACAAGCAACTCAGAAATCAAAAAAGTAGGAGAGCAAAGGGGAAAAAGAACATGAAGTAAAGAAagaggagcataccagtttggataCCACCGAGGCATTAAGAGGTATGGGCTttccatcgaccttctctttgggcttccgCTGTAGCACCCGGTTGAGGCGACTCCAAACCTCATCGTCCGGTAGCTCCTCCGGCGATGCATGATCAGGATCTGACGGGCCGCCGTACCTCCACATCGGCCGTGACCTCTCCGCCAATGGAGCAACCTGGtggtggtagagggtgtggaacacctgca from Miscanthus floridulus cultivar M001 chromosome 11, ASM1932011v1, whole genome shotgun sequence includes these protein-coding regions:
- the LOC136491525 gene encoding transcription factor bHLH112-like, translated to MGDHAEMLHAAPAMYNGVGAGAAPHGGWWNTAVPATTCSTELAGFTTWSSALAASYDLAAEGAKVKSAATTASSESPGNNSSVTFQEPAGVTDPAGVGTAVVQQPLAGYTDWTHPYMSSGATTLHGFLQDGHQQDMSSTTEQSLMTASSLMNPSSNNLDLALQGHHHQEQDHQQMLSTFGSELLLSPTSPYGLQSSLLRSLMEPTAAAAAKSQSLPGYQQYDQYQQMGMGQARFAPAGATREALQFTNDAPFWNPSAAGFGVPPAPAAADQASSVRSVKPSPAARTTATLALKTALEGVGESASSIITKKKANGEPAFKKSRLETPPPLPTFKVRKEKLGDRVTALQQLVAPFGKTDTASVLHETIEYIKFLHDQVGVLSAPYLKNNGHHQGPHLKSSSPDKSKDDSHAGEVSLKGRGLCLVPISSTFAVASGARRLRVEHSICCQL